In Oncorhynchus gorbuscha isolate QuinsamMale2020 ecotype Even-year linkage group LG03, OgorEven_v1.0, whole genome shotgun sequence, the DNA window gctgagtggAACAGCTCATCTCACCCTCGGCAACAGCCCACGCACCCTCGCTGCTCTGTGACCAGACCTGGGATACGTTTCCCAAAAGCATCATAGCACTAAGGTCTTAATTCCATTTAAACTAAAATGGACGAAAGATGATCTTTGTGCTacgatgcttttgggaaacccaCCCCTGAGCACCATGGGAACTTAGACTCTCCTGGCTACACAGACTGACTCACTGTCTGGGCTACATAGTAGGAGCTTCAACTCCCTCAACTAAGGAAATACAGACCTAGAACAAGTTTAAATCAGATGAATGTTGGCCAACAaatctactctctctttcacacacacacacacacacacacacactgtttgcaCAGTGGCTGCAGGAGGCGGTggcaggtggagagatggagacattgaGCCAGTGTACGCAGTAGTCCTTGTCCATCACTCAGTGTGTTCACCTGCACACCTGCCTCCCACTAAACGTCACAATGGGATATTCAAACTGCTCATTCACTCCCAACAGACTACATTTACAGTTGTTGAAAGAGAACCCTATTCCAATTAACAGTCTCCAACCAAACATGCATATACGGTTGTTGTATTAAGTAGTGCTAGACTCTCCttcaaaaaaaaaaagataaaacaATACTTTTTAAAAACATAAATTATTTTATTGAATGCAAATCCATCAGCTATGAAATAATTGAAATAGAAGtgaaaaacacaaacacagtaaAAAATAAGACTACATACAATCTGGACACCGCACTGCAAACCATAAGGTTTAGAAAATGTAAAATTCACCTCTTTACAGCCAGGGCTGTGAAACCGTGCCTCTATGACGTAAACATTTTAGACAAGGCATTTGGTCCCCTCCTTCCCCACAGTTCTGACTGTTTGATGCATAATGGTAAAACTACCAGCTGAGGCAAGAAGACACATCTTTGGTTTAGAAAGAATACATTTCACAAAACAAGTTTATATCTTACAAAAATGGCATGGGAAAGACTGTTCTCTCCATCATTGTAGAGAACAATGGCAATAATTAACACTGTGGTAACCTGGAGTGCACGGCTTAGATTATCATTCAGGAATTAAAACGACATTGAAAGCTGAGAGCTTCCATAAGGAATAACAACAGAAACAAATGGCTTTATCCTGTCTTTGAAACACATCAGATTACATCTGGGCTTGATGTAGTCAAAGTAAAAGCTTAAGACGCACCCACTAGAGACATGCACACAAAGGGACCAACGGACCCCATCCTCTTTGTGATGATGACATACTTCCTCTTTCTGGGGGAGGTGGAAGTCACCTGTTATCAGCCCAGTGAAGGTCAGGGCCAGAGCACCTGTTAGCACCTTGTCTATCTACACCACTCTACCagggacagctgtgtgtgtgtgtgtgtgtgtgcgtgtgtgtgtcatgctgAGAGATGTATCTCACACACGCACCCCTACCTCTCTCAGCAGCTGTGTCTAGGCCACGATGATCCTGAACTTGTCTGGCCAGGACAAAGGCCGGGATAGACAAAAACAATGGCACCACTAACCCTCATGAATCCACTACTGTATATGCGGAAAGAACTAAGTTGGGACTGGGAGAATGGCAGGAGTACAGAGTTACTTACAGTCCAAAACATCTACCAGACTTGAAATGGGAGGAGTTTGAAAAATGTTCTTCTTCTTTAAATGAGATTGAAACTGAGATGGCTGTGGAAGTTCCATCCAAAGAGATACGAGTCAGGGTCAACTTCCTCTCCTACCAGTTAACGGTGAGTTAATGGTCTCTGTTGGCAGATTGGTTCAGGCTCCTCTGGTCTTGCTGGTGATATGAGTCTGTAGACTCTCCTACCGCCCTGAGGTGTCTGTGGGGAAAACTCCATGGCCCCTTCCTGCTCATGCTGTGGAAGAGGTGGAGCAGCTGACTGCGCTGTGTTTCTGGAGGAGGGACATGCGGCTGAAGGTACGGGAACACACGCCACACTGGTACTTCTTCACCTCAGCGTGGGTCTGCAGGTGCGCCCGCAGGTTGGAGCGGTCGGCGAAGGCACGGTTACAGTGTTGGCAGGAGAACGGCCGCTCACCTGAGAAGGAGGAGATGGTTGGAGGAGCATTGGATTGAGATGCATGACACGAACTGTGTGATGTttcagggtggcaggtagcctagtggttagagcgttgggccagtaacccgaaaggttgctggattgaatcaccaagctgacaaggtaaaaagctgtcattctgccccctgaacaagacagttaacacactgctccccggtaggccgtcattgtaaatcaagaatttgttcttaaccgacttgcctagttaaataaaggaacacATTTAAAAATTGTAAGCCTGTGTATGAGACGGGTTCTGTGAACCTTCGCTTTGATTAGCAATACACACAACTACATCAATTTGGCTGTCTCGGAGCTCACCAGAGGGGTTCATTAACACCTCAGTGAATACAGCTCATTTAAAGGGTAATATGAATCTGGTGTCAGGATCAGGACCACACTTGAATTAACATGACTAAATCAGTGCCAAATTAGATTACTACTTTCAAGTTGCTGCTGGTAGTAAGTGGGCCGTTTGAAAGCTGAAAGATTCCTTATGTTCTTTGTCCCCTTCATCACAATGTTATCATGCATTCTGTTGTCTCACAGAGTAGCCAATGATAAGATAATTCTCAGGGAGTCATTGTTACAGTGTGGTAGAACACAATGAGTGATCAATACAAAGCCCTTTGGGCTTGTTGGTCAAACTGCAGGTGTTGATCTAATTAACTGAATAATTGCCCCTGCCTTCTACCAAAGTAATATCCAATGGAAAGTGTGGGAGTTCTTACCTGTGTGTGTGCGAATGTGGCCGCGCAGCAGCCAGGGCCTGGAGAAGGCTTTCCCGCAGGTGGGGCAGACACAGGGTAGTGTGTGCGAGCGGATATGCATCTTCAGCGCCCCCAGGCTGGTGTACTCTTTAGGGCAGTGCTTGCAGAAGAAGGCTGGCCTTGCTGCAGTGACTGGGGCCACTCTCTCGTCCTCGGTCAGGCCATGGCTCTTGATGCCTGTGCGTTTGGGGCGCTGGGGGGGGTGGTAGGTGTCTGTGGGCTCGGGGCTGGGTGGGTCAGAGGTGcgcccctcatcctcctccccactGCTACTGGCACTGCTGCTGAGGCTGGATGGGGAGCTGAGGTCCAGGGGACCAGGGGTGGGAGAGGCATCAGTGGGGGATGTGGGGACGTAGAGGGCTGGAAGGAAGCTCACGTCCCATACCAGTCCTGTTGTGTAACAGGTGGCAGCTAAGTTATTGTCCCCTGCTGGAAGCTCAGCTAGTGGGTACCTCTCCAGTGAGGTGGCTGAGGGATGAGGAAGAGGGTTAGGTTATAGAAATTCTGTCAGCTGTGCTGTAAATGTTACTGAGACGTGTTCATCATGGACATATAATTAAATGTAACTGGAACACAACATAATGAATAGATAACATGAAGTTTGGATAGGCCATATATTTTCAACTTGTAAAGCAACAACTGCCTGTCAGGTTTCTCTGTGATATCTTTATAAAATTCTAGAGCATTTTACACCAGAAACATTAGAGATTCAACCAAGCTGAGATTTCATGGGCCATTTCCTCCCACGTATTCACATGGGGTAGAAAAAAATGTATTGCAGCTCTGTGCAGTTTAGGGGgaactactttttttttttaaattttacaaCGAGCCTACTTGAAAAAAATCGAATATGATTTGTACAGGTTGCCAACGTGGAGACAGTTTATGTTTGGGCAACACAAGTAAAAGTGGATCAAGTAAAACATATCCCCAGAGGTTTATTGTAAGGAGGAATAATAGAGAAAACAGATGGTTACCTATTCTGTAATGTTTTATGTATTTATGTAATGCATTCTACTTCATACAATTAATAAAGTAAAGCTACTCACCATTTTGACACTCCAGTTCACTATAGTTGGGTTTTTTATTGGCGAAATACTTTTTGACCAAGAAAGACCGAGGCATTTTTCCACTTTGCGAAATTTGTACGTAAAAATATCCACCAGTCACGGGTTCAAACTTTGGAAATAGACAGACGTCTACGACTTAGACCCACATGAGAATAGCGGAATATAAAGAATAATATATCGTTGAAACTTATAGTCTACCCGTTTGTCTCAACCTGCTCAACTGTGgaccactgtgtgactgtctaaatAACGGACGGTCTCCAAAATGCTGCTCTGTCCTCTGCTGAAATACTATGACGCCCTGAGGGCAGACCCCACCTCCGCATGAGCGCAGGATGAGAACACTCGCTTACCCATTCCTAAACAAAAACATGTCCCCCAAAGCGTTCACCCGGCCTTGATCGCATTGACCTGCAGATAACACACATCACGCAATAGTATTGGCTATTCCAATTATGCAAATTAAACACTTGTGCATGAACACGTTGCCCTATTTGCTCCCGAATGGCGCAGTGGtgtaagacactgcatctcagtgctcgaggcgtcactacagaccctggtccgACACCCGGTCGTgattgttctttaactgacttgccaggttaaataaaattactttatttatttttattgaaccttctATGGAGACTTGCGCAACCCTGTCATATCAATATACATACAAGCATTATTGTCTTATTCGACTTCAAGACAATAATGCTTGTTCTTTAAGACGTCAGTATGTCTAAAACAAAAGAATGATGGTTTGGTGTGTGCCGATTCTATCAATGCTAGCCTACATAGGCGCGGTAGGCCAGGTCACATAGGGTGCGACTGGCCTTTAATGGTTTTGTTCAGCATTTTCAACATGCAATATTTGGATAAAAGACCCCTTATTCAGATACGAAAATTGTTTTAGTATTGTGTGAATACTAACTACTGTGTGAATACCAACACTTGGCAAGAATGCATTATGTCAAGACAATACACCCGATTTACCGGTACCAGTGCCTCATTTGCTGCTGGTAGTTTCATGACGCCACCTTTTGGGTGGAAATGGTATCTGAATCAAGTTCAATATCAGCAGGTTTCAGTTCGACAAGTTCACACAAGATgtcctacctgtcccagacctgctgttttcaactctctagagacagcaggagaggaagagatactctgaatgatcggctatgaaaagccaactgacatttactcctgaggtgctgacatgttgcacccttgacaaccactgtgattattattatttgaccctgctggtcatctatgaacatttgaacatcttggccatgttctgttataatctccacccatcACAGCCAAAAGTTGACTGGCcacacctcatagcctggttcctctctaggttctgtcctttctagggagtttttcctagccaccgtgcttctacacctgcattgcttgctgtttggggttttaggctgggtttctgtacatcactttgagatatcagctgatgtaaggtcTTTATAAATAGATTTCATTTGATGTGATGTCCTACATCTGCATTGAGCTTGCAGGTGTTTCAAAAAAcaagtgtttcagcctagctcagtgctttctgttgGGGCAGCCAGTGTAAATTACAGAGCCtaagggttggtaatgttctctagttgcaccatgattggctcagtgctctgtcactcatggggacaatATGTCACTGCAAAATCTACAGGGAAAGCTCGAAAATGTAAGCCCCTTAGGTGCTGCCATAGACTTACATTAGAAGTTCCCATCCAAGAAAGCTCAAGgacattggccacagataaaaggatgtcaaatcacgttatctAACGTAGCTTTGATTGAACTGATCCTgacaacatcatactttcaataTCTCAGCTACCAAGAGCTAAAGCTCCTACCTAAAGATCCTTGACGTCATATTTCAAtcttgtttttttcagagttcgcagttgtcttgaaagcaccataaatccagagaatgccagacttcgATGACAAAGTTTAATGACAAAATGTGTCCACAAGAAGGACCGCCGCGCCATCTTCCTGTTctagtgagcacagcacaacaagatgagtccaaaaatgtcttgtatgctgctgcataaatgatgtaatatgccagggagatatgtatactgtagctaaaaaagtaatactaagtgtttgttgtgtagtaagatgttagtagcccatgtgcctcaccctaacaATTTGGTGCCTTTCCCTCTCATAGCTTAGcatactgttctgacttggtggtgcacatgtagcctatagcctgttttagagaaatctAATTGTCAAATATTagaagagctttcattgtctgcttatatgccccattTATTTATCcaatggttctgacttggtgtacagggagaatactgtacgaatggcccatgttctgaattctgtacatttcaaaagtgtaAAATGAAACAAAGCCAGAACCCATACGGCCATTTCTTGTGGCTAAGATCAGGGACAAAATGTTGTGTTGTGTACAGATGATCTTagtttgaggttagggttaggcataaggttagcagtgaggttaaggttagggttaggtttaaaatcagattttaagaatTGAAATTGCAGAAATAGGCGGGGTTTTGCCataattatgactttgtggctgtggtttaagatacttaagtaaaaatactttaaagtactatttaAGTAGTTTTGGTggttctgtactttactttacacattttttttaccacttttttttttacatcactacattcctaaagaaaataatttactttttactccatacattttccctgacaccaaaaagtactcgttacatttggaATGCTTAGCAAGACAGGAAAAGGGTCcaatggactcactaaacacacacatgcttcacataattattattattattatattatttgtaaagtatgtctgagtgttggaatgtgcccctggctttctgtaagtaaataaaacatacaagaaaatggtgctgtcttTGAAATGATTTGTACTTTTAACTTTTGATACGcaagtatatttaaaactaaatacttttagacatttactcaagtagtattttactgggtgactcacttttacttgagtcattttctattaaggtgtctttacttttactcaagtttgacaattgggtactttttccaccactggtggtCAGTAGTGTCAACCCCTTCCACCACTGGTGGTCAGTAGTGTCAACCCCTTCCACCGCGGATGTGTAATGCCGATTTCAAAAGATACAATTTCCCTAACAGAAGGATTTTGGTGGGGATTTTATTATTACTATATATTTATTATGCCTTAAGCGGAGCTTGGGGGGAAGGGGGCCTCAAGCGGATATTTTTCATTATTATTATGTCCAACTCACGAGGCCCCTTGATGATGTAAGACCTGAGGCAATTGCCTCTTCtgctcttctgtgtgtgtgtggagtatagagGCAAATGGAGTATAGAGGagtgtgtggggtatagaggcaagctgtcatcaaggagaacggtggctactttgaatattctcaaatataaaatatatttgtttaacacttttttggttactacatgattccatatgtgttatttcatagttttgatgtcttcactattattctaaaatgtagaatatatatatttttaataaagagaaacccttgaatgaataggtgtgtccacacttttgactggtactgtatgtttccgTAAAATTGGATTTTTAGCATTTCtggcaatggttatcaactgtactgcagtgATGGATCGAAAGTCGCAGAAAATTGAGATTGTGATGGCAGCTGCAGAGACGTATTTGGGTGTGTGAGACTTGATGTCAAAAGAGTTGCAGGGTGTGTCAAGgggtggtgtcccatcctttcaggttGTTGGCCTGCGGTAGGACTAAATAGTGGAGTGGGGTGGTGTAACTTGTAGTGTTAAATGGTAgggtatttgtttatttatgaTTTTTTTCAAGCAAAGTATAAGGGAGTTATACTCCAATCTAGTAgatggcggtaatgcaacatttattggatgccaCCCGCCGTTAAACTAATCGAATAATTAAGATGGGCGGGGGAAGAGGCTGCGATACATTTCTAAAGAAACAGTTGCAAAGACCAGCCAGGGAATCAAGAACCGATGCACatcttttggagaaaaaaaatagtGCAGGGTTGCAGTTCTAAACCGATGCCTCGTCAAAGGAAAATGCATTGATCAAGGAATCGGTTATAAAACCTCATTCAAAGGACATTTTGGGGTTAACATAAAATCAATGTCCTACCCAAACAGAAATATTCTCCGAATAAAGGTAAACTACGTTTTATTTGCCTCTAGTCTATTTCTATTTAGCTTTAACCTGTCGTATTTGATTCGGCATGTATCCAAATCGGTCCCTTATCAATACAGCTTGCGTAAGTTGTTTGCTGCAAAcggttttgtatttttgtattgtcCGTATAAATAACTTATAGAGCCCAGCCCTAACATTCATTCACAAGATGACCTACTGCTGGCTGTCATTTACAGACGCCTCCATTTCATATCAGACTGAGTTTGTCACCTTCACCACACCAGTACGCTTTCATATCCAGTTATTCATTTCAACGTTATTTCTCTGTTGATATAAAGCTAACGTTCAGGTTTTATTTTGTAGTCATCATGAAATTGACTCGTTTAGTCTTGCAGTGGTACCCCAACCTTGTTCTCTGCTCAAGCTGTTTAGGTTTTGAATAGTGACGCCAGTTGCTTACACATGCGACGCTTTCGGGGATGTCGTTTTGTTTTTGGAAGCCACTCCCATAGACCACATCTTTGCTCAATTGAGTAGATGCCATCACCAAGTTCATAAGTAGAACGCCTGAACATCACATGGGTCGTTCCAtttcatttcagcaagccatgacactcACCATCTCGGATTGTTCTGAAATAGTTTTTGTAGTTAGATTACATAAAATACGCATTCaagcaacattattttgttgaaagagAATTTGAACTCTtaagaaattaagctaattgattgaaCCCAAATTGGCAATTTCAATGTATAGGATTAATattatattcaataaatatagtactcAACATCCGATTTGTACCAAATATCTTAAATGATTAAGAAGTGAGGAATCCAAAGAAATGGTCAAAAGCCACTGGCGTTCCCCCCATAAATGAGTGTGAAAGTACCAGGTTTTGGCCAGTAGATGCCGCTGTTCCTGTTTCTGCCACATACCTTTATCAATTCTGCTGGTCTCTTGTGTTTATCAAATGGATTACACTATTTACTTTGCAATTTTGGGTAGAAAGCCAATAGATTTTTGCTCATGATGAAAATCAATTGTGTTCTTAATCTCACATGTCTAGTAGTCTGAATATTGACGTTGATCTCATCACCAAAAAAATACTCCAAGCCGCAGATTCATACTACTTGTCAAACAGTGAACTGATACCGTATACTGTCCATACAGTGGGCTTGGTGTGagaatttttttgggggggagggggggtcaatgtattaTGACAATTTATTTTGAATCCATTGTTAAGAAGCGGTTTGGTCCAAATCAGATGttgggtactatatttattgaatatacAAATCCCAAAAGTTGAAATGGCTAATTTGAGTGCAATCAATTATCTGAATTTCTCAGAGTTCAAATTATCATTCAGCAAAAGGTTGCAGGAATgcttatctgtttctaactacagaaacaatTTCAGACTAATCACAGATGGTGGGTGTTATTCTTCTTTCTTGTGCTTTTTGCAGTGGAATGCCTTACTCAAGGgaacattgacagatttttcaccctGTTGGCTCTGGAATTAGAACCAACGACCTAACCTCGAGCCTAATACCACGCTGGACTCTGCAGCCATGGGCCTCGTGCCACTAAATCTGCTCGCTTATTATCTATCCCAAAACTGTTCTCATAAGCTGAATGTGGGACCTTGTGCATGATAAGCCCCAGTCACATTGATCAAGGTTTACCATAAGAAACCATGCTTTCTCTGCTTGGGGTGGAGGGGGATTCCCTGCGTGCATGAAAAAAATGGCATAAGTGTTACTTTCGGAGACCGACAATTATAGCCGTTTGCCAACAAACAGCAATATCAGAAAAAGAACACCTGAAAAATGTGTCCTATAATTTTTATTAAAGCTGAAAGCATCTCCACTATATTTGGAGGATTCTATGGGGATGCTACTATACTGTTGCAGAGTATAGACTGCCCCCTCCCCAATAAGTTTAATAGCAGATGGACTCTGACAATGGAGCTCTGCAGGGGGTGCTGATTATTTAGGCCCTGTATATTCATAAAGAGCTCATTGGCCAATCAATGACCGCCATGGTCAGTTGACCTGAGGTTGCATTAATTACCATGGGCCAGTATGGATGTGTGGGGTCTAGACATCACTCCTAATTCATCACTGGGGGGGTTGTTTTCAAAAGAGGATTCAAAATTATAAGAAGAGAATGTTCTTATAGCAGGTTTGAGTTATAGGAACCAGActtgattttttttctaatttcttGATCAACCAGGTCTTTGTGAGAAGTATTTCCACAACCAAAGCCTCTGCTGCTACGCCTGAGCCTCCTGCCAAATACTGGAaaggacaagagagagaacacagctaaCGACCTCACAACACCAAATCACAACCAATTCTGAGACCCAGAATCTAAGATAACACTTTGAACAGAACCCAGTCATGTTCCGAAGGCTCACCAGTCTGTTTTTTGGACAAGATGAGGACATCCCTACAGGCCAGAGGACATCCAAGCCTGCGGAAATGCTTGAGGAAGGGTGGTTTCTGGTCAACCATCAAGGTCTGTTTCTCACAAGAAGTAGTGGTTGGACTGTACATAGTAGGGATCGGTTTGCTCTGCTGGACATAATATGGGTAACCCTAGCTCTCGTTCCTTTACAGAAGCTATCAATGAAGTGAGCTCAGTGGAGGAGCCGGTGGTGGAGTGTGCCAATACGTCTATCTACAGATGTCCCTCCAACCTAACTGTCACTGGGGAGAGTGAACCCATCTCAGAAACTGACGTCGGGTGAGAGAAACAGACTGTTGTGTGTTTGACACAGGAAGTTGTCAAAAGCATTTTTACAATATCAATGTTCTACCACTGATTCCACATTTTGATTGTCCGCTTGTTTGTGAACAATTGTGGGTGTGCATTTGTAGGC includes these proteins:
- the snai1a gene encoding snail family zinc finger 1a isoform X1, whose protein sequence is MPRSFLVKKYFANKKPNYSELECQNATSLERYPLAELPAGDNNLAATCYTTGLVWDVSFLPALYVPTSPTDASPTPGPLDLSSPSSLSSSASSSGEEDEGRTSDPPSPEPTDTYHPPQRPKRTGIKSHGLTEDERVAPVTAARPAFFCKHCPKEYTSLGALKMHIRSHTLPCVCPTCGKAFSRPWLLRGHIRTHTGERPFSCQHCNRAFADRSNLRAHLQTHAEVKKYQCGVCSRTFSRMSLLQKHSAVSCSTSSTA
- the snai1a gene encoding snail family zinc finger 1a isoform X2; translation: MIVIDHFGNRKYWRLTLAFLYNSATSLERYPLAELPAGDNNLAATCYTTGLVWDVSFLPALYVPTSPTDASPTPGPLDLSSPSSLSSSASSSGEEDEGRTSDPPSPEPTDTYHPPQRPKRTGIKSHGLTEDERVAPVTAARPAFFCKHCPKEYTSLGALKMHIRSHTLPCVCPTCGKAFSRPWLLRGHIRTHTGERPFSCQHCNRAFADRSNLRAHLQTHAEVKKYQCGVCSRTFSRMSLLQKHSAVSCSTSSTA